A genomic window from Streptomyces sp. NBC_00234 includes:
- a CDS encoding LacI family DNA-binding transcriptional regulator, with amino-acid sequence MSGVTIHQVAAAAGVSASTVSNVLNGRTDRMQAATLARVEQAIEQLSYRPNRAARMLRTGRIKVIGLIVPSVANPFWGSLARELEAIALAEGYHVLLCNSERDPARELKYGEELLADGVSGVVLCSSLPSLDHVAPLLSRGLKMVAFDRTAQAGDPPSLASISVDNAMGAELATRHLIELGHRRLAFVSGSVNSVNRRERLRGFRAALESAGLDPADAIVWPGADTTEFGDKDAAELGRRAARELLSRPRPPTAFVAINDMCAIGICRGAKDAGRTAGQDVSVVGFDDILLADLFEPPLTTVRQPLTEMAAETFQQLRARIDSAPVAGRSLLIRPRLVVRESTAPAPVTVPAQTPEPVA; translated from the coding sequence ATGAGCGGGGTAACGATCCATCAGGTCGCGGCGGCGGCAGGGGTATCCGCCAGCACGGTCTCCAACGTCCTCAACGGGCGTACCGACCGTATGCAAGCGGCCACCCTGGCCCGCGTCGAACAGGCCATTGAACAGCTCAGCTACCGGCCGAACCGGGCGGCACGGATGCTGCGCACCGGCCGGATCAAGGTCATCGGTCTCATCGTGCCGTCCGTGGCGAACCCCTTCTGGGGCTCCCTCGCCCGCGAGCTGGAGGCGATCGCGCTCGCCGAGGGCTATCACGTGCTGCTCTGCAACAGTGAGCGCGACCCGGCCCGCGAGCTCAAGTACGGCGAGGAACTGCTCGCGGACGGGGTGAGCGGAGTGGTGCTCTGCTCCTCACTGCCCTCGCTCGACCACGTGGCGCCGCTGCTCAGCCGCGGCCTGAAGATGGTCGCCTTCGACCGCACGGCGCAGGCAGGGGACCCGCCGTCGCTGGCCAGCATCAGCGTGGACAACGCGATGGGCGCCGAGCTCGCCACGCGTCATCTCATCGAACTCGGCCATCGGAGGCTGGCGTTCGTCTCGGGTTCCGTCAACAGCGTCAACCGGCGCGAGCGCCTGCGCGGCTTCCGGGCGGCGCTGGAGTCGGCGGGTCTCGACCCGGCCGACGCGATCGTCTGGCCGGGCGCCGATACGACCGAGTTCGGTGACAAGGACGCCGCCGAGCTGGGACGCAGAGCCGCCCGGGAGCTCCTCTCCCGGCCCCGGCCACCCACCGCGTTCGTCGCGATCAACGACATGTGCGCGATCGGTATCTGCCGGGGCGCCAAGGACGCCGGGCGCACCGCCGGGCAGGACGTCTCGGTGGTGGGCTTCGACGACATCCTGCTCGCCGATCTCTTCGAACCGCCGCTCACCACGGTCCGCCAGCCGCTGACGGAGATGGCGGCGGAGACCTTCCAGCAGTTGCGCGCGCGGATCGACTCGGCGCCCGTGGCCGGACGTTCCCTGCTGATCCGCCCCCGCCTGGTGGTACGGGAGTCGACGGCGCCGGCACCGGTGACGGTACCGGCGCAGACGCCCGAGCCGGTGGCGTGA
- a CDS encoding carbohydrate ABC transporter permease — protein MATAEIHARRKPVSIGRIALYVTLSVISLLMVVPFVWMVLTSLKTPVEIASQDAGLLPEHWEFGNYLDALKAAPFATYARNSFIIAISHTVLNVLVASMAGYALARIKFRGSEVIFYLFIAALMIPTYTKVLPEFLIVRFMPLAGGNDILGQGGSGWLDTWWALIIPGAVTPFAVFLFRQFYLDLPVELEEAARLDGLGEFRIYARIMTPQVKPALTTVALLTFESSWNNFLWPLLVTRTDSLRVIQVGLSVFKTENGTQWHFLMAGTTLATLPMVLLFLIGQRYFVQGFATAGLK, from the coding sequence GTGGCCACAGCTGAGATCCACGCACGGCGCAAGCCCGTCTCCATCGGACGGATCGCGCTCTATGTGACGCTCTCCGTGATCTCCCTGCTGATGGTGGTGCCGTTCGTCTGGATGGTGCTCACCTCGCTCAAGACGCCGGTGGAGATCGCCTCGCAGGACGCCGGACTGCTGCCGGAGCACTGGGAGTTCGGGAACTATCTCGACGCCCTGAAGGCGGCGCCGTTCGCGACGTACGCCCGCAACAGCTTCATCATCGCGATCAGCCACACGGTGCTCAACGTGCTCGTGGCGTCGATGGCGGGTTACGCGCTGGCACGGATCAAGTTCCGCGGCAGCGAGGTGATCTTCTACCTCTTCATCGCGGCGCTGATGATCCCGACGTACACCAAGGTGCTGCCGGAGTTCCTGATCGTCCGCTTCATGCCGCTGGCCGGCGGGAACGACATCCTCGGCCAGGGCGGCAGCGGGTGGCTGGACACCTGGTGGGCGCTCATCATCCCGGGCGCGGTCACCCCGTTCGCGGTCTTCCTCTTCCGGCAGTTCTATCTGGACCTGCCGGTGGAACTGGAGGAAGCCGCGCGACTCGACGGGCTGGGCGAGTTCCGCATCTACGCCCGGATCATGACGCCGCAGGTCAAGCCCGCGCTCACCACGGTGGCGCTGCTGACCTTCGAGTCCTCGTGGAACAACTTCCTCTGGCCGTTGCTGGTGACCCGCACCGACAGTCTGCGGGTGATCCAGGTGGGGCTCTCCGTCTTCAAGACGGAGAACGGCACCCAATGGCACTTCCTGATGGCCGGCACCACGCTGGCCACCCTGCCGATGGTGCTGCTCTTCCTCATCGGACAGCGCTACTTCGTGCAGGGCTTCGCAACCGCCGGTCTCAAGTGA
- a CDS encoding NAD(P)H-dependent flavin oxidoreductase, translated as METELSRNLGIEHAIFGFTPFPAVAAAISRAGGLGVLGAVRYTAPDDLARDLDWMTAHVDGKPYGLDVVMPAKKVEGVTEADVEAMIPEGHRRFVQETLAKHGVPELAEGEASGWRITGWMEEVARNQLDVAFDYPIKLLANALGSPPADVIARAHAHDILVAALAGSAKHARRHAEAGIDIVVAQGYEAGGHTGEIASMVLVPEVVDAVGPLPVLAAGGIGGGEQIAAGLALGAQGVWLGSLWLTTEEADLHSRALTRKLLEAGSGDTVRSRALTGKPARQLRTEWTDAWDDQAGPGTLPMPLQGLLVADAVSRIQKYEVGSLLGTPVGQIVGSMNTERSVQAVFDDLTRGFERAVDRINRIAGRSDR; from the coding sequence ATGGAGACGGAGCTGAGCAGGAATCTGGGGATCGAGCACGCCATCTTCGGCTTCACGCCGTTCCCCGCAGTGGCCGCGGCCATCAGCAGAGCGGGCGGACTCGGTGTACTCGGAGCGGTGCGTTACACCGCCCCCGACGACCTGGCGCGCGACCTCGACTGGATGACGGCCCATGTGGACGGCAAGCCGTACGGCCTCGACGTCGTCATGCCGGCCAAGAAGGTGGAGGGGGTGACGGAGGCCGATGTCGAGGCGATGATCCCGGAGGGGCACCGCCGGTTCGTCCAGGAGACCCTGGCCAAACACGGGGTACCCGAACTGGCCGAGGGCGAGGCGTCGGGGTGGCGCATCACCGGCTGGATGGAGGAAGTGGCCCGCAACCAGCTCGACGTGGCGTTCGACTACCCGATCAAACTCCTCGCCAACGCCCTCGGCTCCCCGCCCGCCGACGTCATCGCCCGCGCCCACGCGCACGACATCCTGGTAGCCGCTCTCGCCGGGAGCGCCAAGCACGCCCGGCGCCACGCCGAGGCGGGCATCGACATCGTCGTCGCCCAGGGATACGAAGCGGGCGGCCACACCGGCGAGATCGCCTCCATGGTGCTGGTCCCCGAGGTCGTCGATGCCGTCGGCCCCCTTCCCGTGCTCGCCGCGGGGGGCATCGGCGGCGGCGAACAGATCGCCGCCGGACTCGCCCTCGGCGCCCAGGGCGTCTGGCTCGGCTCCCTCTGGCTCACCACCGAGGAAGCCGACCTCCACTCCCGCGCACTGACCCGGAAGCTCCTCGAAGCGGGCTCCGGCGACACCGTCCGCTCCCGCGCGCTGACCGGGAAGCCCGCGCGTCAGCTGCGCACCGAATGGACCGATGCCTGGGACGACCAGGCGGGACCCGGCACCCTGCCCATGCCGCTCCAGGGCCTCCTCGTCGCGGACGCCGTGTCGAGAATCCAGAAGTACGAGGTCGGGTCCCTGCTCGGCACACCGGTCGGCCAGATCGTCGGATCGATGAACACCGAACGGAGTGTGCAGGCGGTTTTCGACGACCTGACCCGCGGCTTCGAACGCGCCGTGGACCGCATCAACCGCATCGCAGGACGGAGCGACCGGTGA
- a CDS encoding ABC transporter substrate-binding protein has product MELNRRSVLAVIGAGTAAALTGCGTGSTTSGSADGPAEGEITLLTPIFEGSDGKTLLEEKILGGFRKKYPDVKVNVDYTTYAQLNEKITTGLAGGLLPDVLMMGVGWIPPFAAKKAIAELPEKLATAHDYEERVLDPSRHDGKLYALPVVLDTRIVVYRKDHFAEAGIKKTPATWAELRAVAKQLTKDGRVGFDPFSIDLRQCWETFLFANGGQLFSEDGKKVLFTDSRGVEALQFFKDLVKDGSADYSKKTDAGSPSNVQTGKASMMMSTSALWKQVSEQNPELIEGDKLGAFILANRRPAMLQGGTLVSRSASSKHPAAALALVEYLATPESILGAAEQRGSVPGLRDLNDTGYVKENQFVDLSLQSLEHAVSEGGTAAWMEIREKIKPTLEPAIVGNQSAKDAIAELGRLAEAAIGRM; this is encoded by the coding sequence ATGGAACTGAACAGACGATCGGTGCTCGCTGTCATCGGCGCCGGCACCGCTGCCGCCCTCACGGGTTGCGGCACCGGCTCCACCACGTCCGGATCTGCCGACGGTCCGGCCGAGGGCGAGATCACGCTGCTCACCCCGATCTTCGAAGGCTCGGACGGCAAGACCCTGCTGGAGGAGAAGATCCTCGGCGGGTTCCGGAAGAAGTATCCGGACGTCAAGGTGAACGTGGACTACACCACGTACGCCCAGCTCAACGAGAAGATCACCACGGGCCTCGCGGGCGGGCTGCTGCCCGACGTGCTCATGATGGGTGTCGGCTGGATACCCCCGTTCGCCGCCAAGAAGGCGATCGCCGAGCTCCCGGAGAAGCTGGCCACCGCGCACGACTACGAGGAGCGGGTGCTCGACCCGTCGCGGCACGACGGCAAGCTGTACGCCCTGCCCGTCGTCCTCGACACCCGCATCGTGGTCTACCGCAAGGACCACTTCGCCGAGGCCGGCATCAAGAAGACCCCGGCCACCTGGGCCGAACTGCGCGCGGTCGCGAAGCAGCTGACGAAGGACGGCCGGGTCGGTTTCGACCCGTTCTCCATCGACCTGCGCCAGTGCTGGGAGACCTTCCTCTTCGCCAACGGCGGTCAGCTGTTCAGCGAGGACGGCAAGAAGGTGCTGTTCACCGACTCCCGCGGGGTCGAGGCGCTCCAGTTCTTCAAGGACCTGGTCAAGGACGGTTCGGCCGACTACTCCAAGAAGACGGACGCCGGCTCGCCGTCGAACGTCCAGACCGGCAAGGCGTCGATGATGATGTCGACCAGCGCCCTCTGGAAGCAGGTCTCCGAGCAGAACCCGGAGCTGATCGAGGGCGACAAGCTGGGTGCGTTCATCCTCGCCAACCGCCGGCCGGCGATGCTCCAGGGCGGCACGCTCGTCTCCCGCTCCGCAAGCTCCAAGCACCCCGCGGCGGCCCTCGCGCTCGTCGAGTACCTCGCGACCCCCGAGTCGATCCTCGGTGCGGCCGAGCAGCGCGGTTCGGTCCCCGGCCTGCGGGACCTCAACGACACGGGCTACGTGAAGGAGAACCAGTTCGTCGATCTCTCGCTGCAGAGCCTGGAGCACGCCGTCTCCGAGGGCGGCACCGCGGCCTGGATGGAGATCCGCGAAAAGATCAAGCCGACGCTGGAGCCCGCGATCGTGGGCAACCAGTCGGCCAAGGACGCCATCGCGGAGCTCGGCCGCCTCGCCGAGGCCGCGATCGGCCGGATGTAA
- a CDS encoding carbohydrate ABC transporter permease, which translates to MLMVAPALLHASLWIGLPVVASVALAFTKYDVLTAPQFVGLDNFRDMLDDAVFRKSIVNTIIYTFFTVPFGMLLGLLLALALHTGLKARGIFRTAVFLPQVTATVAIALVWLWIYNPGNGLLNALLSFLGIDGPAWLSSTTWAMPSVILVGVWQGIGMKMLIYLAALQSLPKELYEAASVDGASKVRQFFSITLPLLKPATFFVLITSMISAFQSFDQIYILTDGGPANSTTMMTYEIYKSAFREFRVGYACAQSLVLFVLLMGFTLVNRRIMGGTRGHS; encoded by the coding sequence ATGCTCATGGTGGCGCCCGCGCTGCTGCACGCCTCGCTGTGGATCGGTCTGCCGGTCGTGGCCTCGGTGGCCCTGGCCTTCACGAAGTACGACGTGCTGACGGCGCCGCAGTTCGTGGGCCTGGACAACTTCCGGGACATGCTGGACGACGCGGTCTTCCGCAAGTCCATCGTCAACACCATCATCTACACCTTCTTCACCGTGCCGTTCGGCATGCTGCTGGGACTGCTGCTGGCACTGGCCCTGCACACCGGCCTGAAGGCGCGCGGCATCTTCCGTACCGCGGTGTTCCTGCCGCAGGTCACGGCGACCGTCGCGATCGCCCTCGTCTGGCTGTGGATCTACAACCCCGGCAACGGGCTGCTCAACGCGCTGTTGTCGTTCCTCGGCATCGACGGTCCCGCCTGGCTCTCCTCGACCACCTGGGCGATGCCCTCGGTGATCCTGGTCGGCGTCTGGCAGGGCATCGGCATGAAGATGCTCATCTATCTGGCCGCGCTGCAGTCCCTGCCGAAGGAACTGTACGAAGCGGCGTCCGTGGACGGCGCGTCCAAGGTGCGGCAGTTCTTCTCGATCACGCTGCCCCTGCTGAAGCCCGCCACGTTCTTCGTGCTCATCACCTCGATGATCAGCGCGTTCCAGTCGTTCGACCAGATCTACATCCTCACCGACGGCGGCCCGGCCAACAGCACCACGATGATGACGTACGAGATCTACAAGTCCGCCTTCCGGGAGTTCCGCGTCGGGTACGCCTGTGCGCAGTCACTGGTGCTGTTCGTACTGCTGATGGGCTTCACCCTGGTGAACCGGCGGATCATGGGAGGCACCCGTGGCCACAGCTGA
- a CDS encoding SDR family NAD(P)-dependent oxidoreductase: MSADLNGSRALVTGAGHGIGRAIAVALAEAGADVAVHYHSSADEAAQTVSAIEALGRRAKAFKADVTVTSDVDRLVEEAAGFLGGLDVLVCNAGHLIGRAKIAEMSDDHFEQVVSVNLTSAFRTVRAALPHLTKSAAGRIITMSSLAAHNGGGPGSVAYAAAKAGIRGFTKGLAKELAGTGVTVNAVAPGFIKGTAFHDTFTAPEAQQSMEAGIPVGRAGTPEDVASAVVHLASPASGFLTATTVDIDGGVWPR; encoded by the coding sequence ATGTCTGCTGATCTCAACGGCTCCCGCGCACTGGTGACGGGGGCGGGCCACGGCATCGGCCGTGCCATCGCCGTCGCCCTTGCCGAGGCCGGCGCCGATGTCGCCGTCCACTACCACTCCTCCGCCGACGAGGCCGCGCAGACGGTCTCCGCGATCGAGGCACTGGGCCGCAGGGCGAAGGCGTTCAAGGCCGACGTGACGGTGACCTCCGACGTGGACCGCCTCGTCGAGGAGGCGGCCGGCTTCCTCGGCGGCCTGGACGTCCTCGTCTGCAACGCCGGTCATCTGATCGGCCGCGCGAAGATCGCCGAGATGAGCGACGACCACTTCGAGCAGGTCGTCTCCGTCAACCTGACCTCGGCCTTCCGTACGGTGCGGGCCGCGCTCCCCCACCTCACGAAGTCGGCCGCCGGCCGCATCATCACGATGTCCTCGCTCGCCGCGCACAACGGCGGCGGCCCCGGCTCGGTCGCGTACGCCGCCGCCAAGGCCGGCATCCGCGGTTTCACCAAGGGCCTCGCGAAGGAGCTGGCCGGCACGGGCGTCACTGTCAACGCGGTCGCTCCGGGCTTCATCAAGGGCACCGCCTTCCACGACACGTTCACGGCGCCCGAGGCACAGCAGTCCATGGAGGCCGGCATCCCGGTCGGCCGGGCCGGCACCCCCGAGGACGTCGCGTCCGCGGTCGTCCACCTGGCCTCGCCGGCGT
- a CDS encoding serine hydrolase, protein MTEDAREATDAGISRRRLGGGILALGGALALAPIPFAGTAVGAQRNAGASGVLASDPRAEAGTGMGSGSGYPTLRRGSAARAGLLQEPLDQLVADAETYLADSPKHPWYAGAVLLAGRGGTVALHRPIGKAVRYAAYDEKTDSGVEFPADQQIPMAEDTVFDLASVSKLFTSILAVQQIERGALELEATVASYLPDFAGGGKQDVTIRQLLTHTSGFRAWIPLYKEPTREGKLQLLWKEVPASAPGTAYLYSDLNLISLQLVLEKLTGRTQDVLLREEITAPLGMHRTRYNPPASWKPKIAATEDARLPWSGLDRGLVWGEVHDENAFSLDGIAGHAGVFSCAWDLAILARTLLNGGVYGRSRILSEDSVELLFTDFNTAFPGDEHGLGFELYQHWYMGAMATPRSAGHTGFTGTSLVLDPTTDSFLIVLGNSVHPVRSWRSGSAPRVATANQMARAVAVSPAAGRTAWFSGMASTTTATLSLPALRPVSERVRLSCALWWDTEPGSDGLYLEASADAGTSWQPVPFTTQGLGGEHGSAPEPHPTGTVSGWSGRVWHRLDADLASWRGTEVRLRWRYATDRLYVGRGVYVDSVRVEDGERTLFNEARPSDARRIEAVGWTASAD, encoded by the coding sequence ATGACCGAGGACGCGAGGGAAGCGACGGACGCGGGAATCAGCCGCAGGAGGCTGGGCGGCGGGATACTGGCACTGGGCGGCGCGCTCGCCCTCGCCCCGATCCCCTTCGCGGGGACGGCGGTCGGCGCGCAGCGGAACGCGGGAGCGTCCGGCGTACTGGCGTCGGACCCACGGGCGGAGGCCGGTACGGGCATGGGATCAGGTTCGGGGTACCCCACGCTGCGACGCGGTTCCGCCGCGCGCGCCGGACTGCTGCAGGAACCGCTGGACCAGCTCGTCGCCGATGCCGAGACCTACCTCGCCGACTCCCCCAAGCACCCCTGGTACGCGGGCGCGGTGCTGCTCGCCGGACGGGGCGGGACGGTGGCGCTGCACCGTCCGATCGGCAAGGCGGTGCGCTACGCCGCGTACGACGAGAAGACCGACAGCGGGGTGGAGTTCCCGGCGGACCAGCAGATCCCGATGGCCGAGGACACCGTCTTCGACCTGGCGTCGGTCTCGAAGCTGTTCACCTCGATCCTGGCGGTGCAGCAGATCGAGCGGGGCGCGCTGGAGCTGGAGGCGACCGTCGCCTCGTACCTTCCCGACTTCGCGGGCGGCGGCAAACAGGACGTCACGATCCGTCAGCTGCTCACGCACACCTCGGGCTTCCGCGCCTGGATCCCGCTCTACAAGGAGCCGACCCGGGAAGGAAAGCTCCAGCTGCTGTGGAAGGAGGTACCGGCCAGTGCGCCGGGTACCGCGTACCTCTACTCCGACCTCAACCTGATCTCGCTCCAGCTGGTCCTGGAGAAGCTCACCGGCCGCACCCAGGACGTCCTGCTCCGCGAGGAGATCACCGCTCCGCTCGGGATGCACCGCACCCGGTACAACCCGCCCGCCTCCTGGAAGCCGAAGATCGCCGCTACCGAGGACGCCAGGCTGCCCTGGTCCGGTCTGGACCGCGGACTCGTATGGGGCGAGGTCCACGACGAGAACGCGTTCAGCCTCGACGGGATCGCGGGTCACGCGGGCGTCTTCTCCTGCGCCTGGGACCTGGCGATCCTCGCCCGTACGCTCCTCAACGGCGGCGTCTACGGCAGGTCCCGCATCCTGTCCGAGGACTCGGTGGAACTGCTGTTCACCGACTTCAACACCGCGTTCCCGGGGGACGAGCACGGTCTCGGCTTCGAGCTCTACCAGCACTGGTACATGGGCGCGATGGCCACACCGCGCAGTGCGGGGCACACCGGCTTCACGGGGACCAGCCTGGTCCTGGACCCGACGACGGACTCCTTCCTCATCGTCCTCGGCAACTCGGTCCACCCGGTGCGCAGCTGGCGGTCGGGAAGCGCGCCCCGGGTGGCCACCGCCAACCAGATGGCGCGGGCCGTCGCCGTGTCCCCCGCCGCGGGACGCACGGCCTGGTTCTCGGGAATGGCGAGCACCACGACCGCCACGCTGTCCCTGCCCGCGCTGCGGCCGGTTTCGGAACGGGTCCGGCTGAGCTGCGCGCTGTGGTGGGACACCGAGCCCGGCTCCGACGGGCTGTACCTGGAGGCGTCGGCGGACGCGGGGACGAGCTGGCAGCCGGTGCCGTTCACGACGCAAGGCCTGGGCGGGGAGCACGGATCGGCTCCCGAACCGCACCCGACGGGCACCGTCTCCGGGTGGTCGGGCCGGGTCTGGCACCGGCTCGACGCGGACCTGGCGTCCTGGCGCGGGACGGAGGTGCGGCTGCGCTGGCGGTACGCCACGGACCGTCTGTACGTGGGGCGCGGTGTGTACGTGGACTCCGTCCGGGTCGAGGACGGTGAGCGCACGCTATTCAACGAGGCGCGACCGAGCGACGCGCGGCGCATCGAAGCCGTGGGATGGACGGCGTCGGCCGACTAG